A genomic region of Penaeus vannamei isolate JL-2024 chromosome 42, ASM4276789v1, whole genome shotgun sequence contains the following coding sequences:
- the LOC113814228 gene encoding soluble scavenger receptor cysteine-rich domain-containing protein SSC5D-like produces the protein MNYSEHAAWAPTATHAGFVYNCNSRWLCLQLQLTLALSTTADEMALSTIATDADLTLTTDFIYKYIRLYIQPQPTQPTPQLPFHNHNRLHPHLQPQRNFTTTTDSTNTYNPNRILQPQLPIHIHNKLHQQPTTTTDSIYNHNRYLQPQPTPPTTTTTTAYPQPQPTPAAPTTTTDSIYNHNRLHQHLQPQPTPSTTPTEFTTTTDSTDTYNPNCLSTTTADSTYNPN, from the exons ATGAACTACAGTGAGCACGCTGCCTGGGCGCCAACTGCAACTCACGCTGGCTTTGTCTACAACTGCAACTCACGCTGGCTTTGTCTACAACTGCAACTCACGCTGGCTTTGTCTACAACTGCAGATGAGATGGCTTTATCTACAATTGCAACTGACGCTG ACTTGACTCTAACAACTGACTTTATCTACAAATATATCCGACTTTATATACAACCACAACCGACTCAACCTACACCACAACTGCCTTTCCACAACCACAACAGACTCCATCCACACCTACAACCTCAACGGAATTTTACAACCACAACAGACTCCACCAACACCTACAACCCTAACCGAATTTTACAACCCCAACTGCCTATCCACATCCACAACAAACTCCACCAACAACCTACAACCACAACCGACTCCATCTACAACCACAACCGATATTTACAACCACAACCGACTCcaccaacaactacaaccacaactgCTTATCCACAACCACAACCGACTCCAGCTGCACCTACAACCACAACCGACTCCATCTACAACCACAACAGACTCCACCAACACCTACAACCACAACCGACTCCATCTACAACCCCAACTGAATTCACAACCACAACCGACTCCACCGACACCTACAACCCCAACTGTCTATCCACAACCACAGCCGACTCCACCTACAACCCCAACTGA